A stretch of Neisseria subflava DNA encodes these proteins:
- a CDS encoding cupin domain-containing protein, translated as MKPLFAALSVALLLGTSISVQAAEQTTPTDRNIQVYKKADLAEWNRENAAGGQGPLLGSFAFTRHQTADQDAFKEIGWLTLPPGASIGQHKHTGNEDVYIIVSGKGLFTDSEGKQIEVGAGDITIARPGQSHALKNIGKKPLVFLDLIAETAGAKATETK; from the coding sequence ATGAAACCACTATTTGCCGCATTATCTGTCGCCCTTCTGCTCGGCACATCCATCAGCGTTCAAGCTGCCGAACAAACTACCCCCACAGACCGCAACATCCAAGTGTACAAAAAAGCCGACTTAGCAGAATGGAACCGCGAAAATGCAGCCGGAGGCCAAGGCCCCTTGCTCGGCAGCTTTGCCTTCACTCGCCATCAAACCGCCGACCAAGACGCATTCAAAGAAATCGGCTGGCTCACCTTGCCGCCGGGCGCTTCCATCGGCCAACACAAACATACCGGCAATGAAGACGTTTACATCATCGTATCCGGCAAAGGCCTGTTTACCGACAGTGAAGGCAAACAAATCGAAGTCGGCGCCGGCGACATTACCATCGCCCGCCCCGGCCAGTCCCATGCACTCAAAAACATCGGCAAAAAGCCGTTGGTATTCTTAGATTTGATTGCAGAGACCGCTGGCGCTAAAGCCACTGAAACCAAGTAA